The following are from one region of the Panthera uncia isolate 11264 unplaced genomic scaffold, Puncia_PCG_1.0 HiC_scaffold_131, whole genome shotgun sequence genome:
- the LOC125916905 gene encoding kinesin-like protein KIF2A: MASCENTLNTLRYANRVKELTVDPTAAGDVRPIMHHPPNQIDDLEAQWGVGSSPQRDDLKLLCEQNEEEVSPQLFTFHEAVSQMVEMEEQVVEDHRAVFQESIRWLEDEKALLEMTEEVDYDVDSYATQLEAILEQKIDILTELRDKVKSFRAALQEEEQASKQINPKRPRAL; this comes from the exons GGTGAAAGAATTGACTGTGGATCCAACTGCTGCTGGTGATGTCCGTCCAATAATGCACCATCCACCCAATCAGATTGATGACTTAGAGGCACAGTGGGGTGTAGGGAGTTCCCCTCAGAGAGATGATCTAAAACTTCTTTGTGAGCAAAAT GAAGAAGAGGTTTCCCCCCAATTGTTTACTTTCCACGAAGCCGTCTCACAAATGGTAGAAATGGAAGAACAAGTTGTAGAAGATCACAGGGCAGTGTTCCAG GAATCTATTCGATGGTTAGAAGATGAAAAGGCTCTCCTAGAGATGACTGAAGAAGTAGATTATGATGTAGATTCATATGCTACTCAACTTGAAGCTATTCTTGagcaaaaaatagacattttaactgAGCTGCGGG atAAAGTGAAATCTTTTCGTGCAGCTCTACAAGAAGAAGAACAGGCCAGCAAGCAAATCAACCCGAAGAGACCCCGTGCCCTTTAA